A genomic region of Octopus sinensis linkage group LG2, ASM634580v1, whole genome shotgun sequence contains the following coding sequences:
- the LOC115232440 gene encoding innexin unc-9 isoform X4, with translation MMDSIIGSVGRLGKVKVRNDDDLIDRMNHLYTTGILIIFTVVVSARQYVGDPIRCWCPAQFTSAHVEYTNNVCWISNTYYVDMQDQIPVAHNKRKEKELGYYQWVPVVLLLQALLFYLPCIIWRLLNGQSGINVDRIVSVASDAQYESPENRTRNIKYVVRHMDRCLDNQRETRHSCCVRLRHILSANLSLLCGRRYGNYLVAVYFLVKIFYIANVIGQLFLLDSFLGSGYRIYGWQVLEDLVEGNDWTASRRFPRVTLCDFEIRQLPNLNRYTVQCVLPINLFNEKIYIFLWFWLVFVSMLSCYSFATWIFHMIFPTTRIQYVRKFLKIMDRIGSTPDKKLANRFTVEYLRHDGVFTLRLIGKNSSDIVVAEIVSGLWDMYRSKKSIQIRSNGHDTEGEDV, from the coding sequence GATGGACAGCATTATCGGATCAGTTGGTCGGTTAGGCAAAGTAAAAGTACGAAATGATGATGACTTGATTGACCGAATGAATCACCTGTATACTACgggaattttaataatatttacagTAGTGGTCAGTGCAAGACAGTATGTTGGTGATCCAATCCGATGTTGGTGCCCAGCCCAGTTTACATCAGCGCATGTTGAGTATACCAATAATGTGTGCTGGATTTCAAACACTTATTATGTTGATATGCAGGATCAGATTCCGGTGGCACACAATAAACGCAAAGAAAAGGAACTAGGCTACTACCAGTGGGTCCCAGTTGTCTTATTACTGCAGgctcttttattttatcttccaTGCATTATATGGCGCCTGTTAAACGGACAATCTGGGATCAACGTAGATCGCATTGTGAGTGTTGCCAGTGATGCTCAATACGAAAGTCCAGAAAACCGAACCCGTAACATAAAATATGTTGTAAGACATATGGACAGATGCCTGGACAACCAAAGAGAAACGCGACATTCGTGTTGTGTTAGACTGCGGCACATTCTTTCAGCAAACCTTTCTTTATTATGTGGTCGTCGTTATGGCAACTATCTTGTGGCTGTGTATTTTTTAGTAAAGATATTCTACATTGCTAATGTAATTGGCCAACTCTTCCTGTTAGACTCATTCCTTGGGTCAGGCTACCGTATTTACGGTTGGCAAGTTCTTGAGGACCTAGTTGAGGGAAACGACTGGACGGCCTCCCGTCGTTTCCCACGTGTAACATTATGTGACTTTGAGATTCGTCAGCTTCCAAATTTGAATCGCTATACCGTCCAATGCGTGCTTCCAATAAACCTTttcaatgagaaaatatatatattcctctggtTCTGGCTAGTCTTTGTATCCATGCTTTCTTGCTACAGTTTTGCTACATGGATTTTTCACATGATTTTTCCAACCACTCGTATACAATATGTACGGAAATTTCTCAAAATCATGGATCGAATAGGCTCAACACCAGATAAAAAGTTAGCTAATCGCTTCACGGTTGAGTACTTACGgcatgatggtgtgtttacattacgGTTAATAGGTAAAAATTCTAGTGACATTGTTGTTGCTGAAATTGTTTCTGGACTCTGGGATATGTACCGAAGTAAAAAATCAATACAAATACGAAGCAATGGACATGATACAGAAGGTGAAGATGTATAG
- the LOC115232440 gene encoding innexin unc-9 isoform X2, which yields MVVDLHILDVILIAWMDSIIGSVGRLGKVKVRNDDDLIDRMNHLYTTGILIIFTVVVSARQYVGDPIRCWCPAQFTSAHVEYTNNVCWISNTYYVDMQDQIPVAHNKRKEKELGYYQWVPVVLLLQALLFYLPCIIWRLLNGQSGINVDRIVSVASDAQYESPENRTRNIKYVVRHMDRCLDNQRETRHSCCVRLRHILSANLSLLCGRRYGNYLVAVYFLVKIFYIANVIGQLFLLDSFLGSGYRIYGWQVLEDLVEGNDWTASRRFPRVTLCDFEIRQLPNLNRYTVQCVLPINLFNEKIYIFLWFWLVFVSMLSCYSFATWIFHMIFPTTRIQYVRKFLKIMDRIGSTPDKKLANRFTVEYLRHDGVFTLRLIGKNSSDIVVAEIVSGLWDMYRSKKSIQIRSNGHDTEGEDV from the coding sequence GATGGACAGCATTATCGGATCAGTTGGTCGGTTAGGCAAAGTAAAAGTACGAAATGATGATGACTTGATTGACCGAATGAATCACCTGTATACTACgggaattttaataatatttacagTAGTGGTCAGTGCAAGACAGTATGTTGGTGATCCAATCCGATGTTGGTGCCCAGCCCAGTTTACATCAGCGCATGTTGAGTATACCAATAATGTGTGCTGGATTTCAAACACTTATTATGTTGATATGCAGGATCAGATTCCGGTGGCACACAATAAACGCAAAGAAAAGGAACTAGGCTACTACCAGTGGGTCCCAGTTGTCTTATTACTGCAGgctcttttattttatcttccaTGCATTATATGGCGCCTGTTAAACGGACAATCTGGGATCAACGTAGATCGCATTGTGAGTGTTGCCAGTGATGCTCAATACGAAAGTCCAGAAAACCGAACCCGTAACATAAAATATGTTGTAAGACATATGGACAGATGCCTGGACAACCAAAGAGAAACGCGACATTCGTGTTGTGTTAGACTGCGGCACATTCTTTCAGCAAACCTTTCTTTATTATGTGGTCGTCGTTATGGCAACTATCTTGTGGCTGTGTATTTTTTAGTAAAGATATTCTACATTGCTAATGTAATTGGCCAACTCTTCCTGTTAGACTCATTCCTTGGGTCAGGCTACCGTATTTACGGTTGGCAAGTTCTTGAGGACCTAGTTGAGGGAAACGACTGGACGGCCTCCCGTCGTTTCCCACGTGTAACATTATGTGACTTTGAGATTCGTCAGCTTCCAAATTTGAATCGCTATACCGTCCAATGCGTGCTTCCAATAAACCTTttcaatgagaaaatatatatattcctctggtTCTGGCTAGTCTTTGTATCCATGCTTTCTTGCTACAGTTTTGCTACATGGATTTTTCACATGATTTTTCCAACCACTCGTATACAATATGTACGGAAATTTCTCAAAATCATGGATCGAATAGGCTCAACACCAGATAAAAAGTTAGCTAATCGCTTCACGGTTGAGTACTTACGgcatgatggtgtgtttacattacgGTTAATAGGTAAAAATTCTAGTGACATTGTTGTTGCTGAAATTGTTTCTGGACTCTGGGATATGTACCGAAGTAAAAAATCAATACAAATACGAAGCAATGGACATGATACAGAAGGTGAAGATGTATAG
- the LOC115232440 gene encoding innexin unc-9 isoform X3, whose amino-acid sequence MDIFDAGRWMDSIIGSVGRLGKVKVRNDDDLIDRMNHLYTTGILIIFTVVVSARQYVGDPIRCWCPAQFTSAHVEYTNNVCWISNTYYVDMQDQIPVAHNKRKEKELGYYQWVPVVLLLQALLFYLPCIIWRLLNGQSGINVDRIVSVASDAQYESPENRTRNIKYVVRHMDRCLDNQRETRHSCCVRLRHILSANLSLLCGRRYGNYLVAVYFLVKIFYIANVIGQLFLLDSFLGSGYRIYGWQVLEDLVEGNDWTASRRFPRVTLCDFEIRQLPNLNRYTVQCVLPINLFNEKIYIFLWFWLVFVSMLSCYSFATWIFHMIFPTTRIQYVRKFLKIMDRIGSTPDKKLANRFTVEYLRHDGVFTLRLIGKNSSDIVVAEIVSGLWDMYRSKKSIQIRSNGHDTEGEDV is encoded by the coding sequence GATGGACAGCATTATCGGATCAGTTGGTCGGTTAGGCAAAGTAAAAGTACGAAATGATGATGACTTGATTGACCGAATGAATCACCTGTATACTACgggaattttaataatatttacagTAGTGGTCAGTGCAAGACAGTATGTTGGTGATCCAATCCGATGTTGGTGCCCAGCCCAGTTTACATCAGCGCATGTTGAGTATACCAATAATGTGTGCTGGATTTCAAACACTTATTATGTTGATATGCAGGATCAGATTCCGGTGGCACACAATAAACGCAAAGAAAAGGAACTAGGCTACTACCAGTGGGTCCCAGTTGTCTTATTACTGCAGgctcttttattttatcttccaTGCATTATATGGCGCCTGTTAAACGGACAATCTGGGATCAACGTAGATCGCATTGTGAGTGTTGCCAGTGATGCTCAATACGAAAGTCCAGAAAACCGAACCCGTAACATAAAATATGTTGTAAGACATATGGACAGATGCCTGGACAACCAAAGAGAAACGCGACATTCGTGTTGTGTTAGACTGCGGCACATTCTTTCAGCAAACCTTTCTTTATTATGTGGTCGTCGTTATGGCAACTATCTTGTGGCTGTGTATTTTTTAGTAAAGATATTCTACATTGCTAATGTAATTGGCCAACTCTTCCTGTTAGACTCATTCCTTGGGTCAGGCTACCGTATTTACGGTTGGCAAGTTCTTGAGGACCTAGTTGAGGGAAACGACTGGACGGCCTCCCGTCGTTTCCCACGTGTAACATTATGTGACTTTGAGATTCGTCAGCTTCCAAATTTGAATCGCTATACCGTCCAATGCGTGCTTCCAATAAACCTTttcaatgagaaaatatatatattcctctggtTCTGGCTAGTCTTTGTATCCATGCTTTCTTGCTACAGTTTTGCTACATGGATTTTTCACATGATTTTTCCAACCACTCGTATACAATATGTACGGAAATTTCTCAAAATCATGGATCGAATAGGCTCAACACCAGATAAAAAGTTAGCTAATCGCTTCACGGTTGAGTACTTACGgcatgatggtgtgtttacattacgGTTAATAGGTAAAAATTCTAGTGACATTGTTGTTGCTGAAATTGTTTCTGGACTCTGGGATATGTACCGAAGTAAAAAATCAATACAAATACGAAGCAATGGACATGATACAGAAGGTGAAGATGTATAG
- the LOC115232440 gene encoding innexin unc-9 isoform X6 — MDSIIGSVGRLGKVKVRNDDDLIDRMNHLYTTGILIIFTVVVSARQYVGDPIRCWCPAQFTSAHVEYTNNVCWISNTYYVDMQDQIPVAHNKRKEKELGYYQWVPVVLLLQALLFYLPCIIWRLLNGQSGINVDRIVSVASDAQYESPENRTRNIKYVVRHMDRCLDNQRETRHSCCVRLRHILSANLSLLCGRRYGNYLVAVYFLVKIFYIANVIGQLFLLDSFLGSGYRIYGWQVLEDLVEGNDWTASRRFPRVTLCDFEIRQLPNLNRYTVQCVLPINLFNEKIYIFLWFWLVFVSMLSCYSFATWIFHMIFPTTRIQYVRKFLKIMDRIGSTPDKKLANRFTVEYLRHDGVFTLRLIGKNSSDIVVAEIVSGLWDMYRSKKSIQIRSNGHDTEGEDV; from the coding sequence ATGGACAGCATTATCGGATCAGTTGGTCGGTTAGGCAAAGTAAAAGTACGAAATGATGATGACTTGATTGACCGAATGAATCACCTGTATACTACgggaattttaataatatttacagTAGTGGTCAGTGCAAGACAGTATGTTGGTGATCCAATCCGATGTTGGTGCCCAGCCCAGTTTACATCAGCGCATGTTGAGTATACCAATAATGTGTGCTGGATTTCAAACACTTATTATGTTGATATGCAGGATCAGATTCCGGTGGCACACAATAAACGCAAAGAAAAGGAACTAGGCTACTACCAGTGGGTCCCAGTTGTCTTATTACTGCAGgctcttttattttatcttccaTGCATTATATGGCGCCTGTTAAACGGACAATCTGGGATCAACGTAGATCGCATTGTGAGTGTTGCCAGTGATGCTCAATACGAAAGTCCAGAAAACCGAACCCGTAACATAAAATATGTTGTAAGACATATGGACAGATGCCTGGACAACCAAAGAGAAACGCGACATTCGTGTTGTGTTAGACTGCGGCACATTCTTTCAGCAAACCTTTCTTTATTATGTGGTCGTCGTTATGGCAACTATCTTGTGGCTGTGTATTTTTTAGTAAAGATATTCTACATTGCTAATGTAATTGGCCAACTCTTCCTGTTAGACTCATTCCTTGGGTCAGGCTACCGTATTTACGGTTGGCAAGTTCTTGAGGACCTAGTTGAGGGAAACGACTGGACGGCCTCCCGTCGTTTCCCACGTGTAACATTATGTGACTTTGAGATTCGTCAGCTTCCAAATTTGAATCGCTATACCGTCCAATGCGTGCTTCCAATAAACCTTttcaatgagaaaatatatatattcctctggtTCTGGCTAGTCTTTGTATCCATGCTTTCTTGCTACAGTTTTGCTACATGGATTTTTCACATGATTTTTCCAACCACTCGTATACAATATGTACGGAAATTTCTCAAAATCATGGATCGAATAGGCTCAACACCAGATAAAAAGTTAGCTAATCGCTTCACGGTTGAGTACTTACGgcatgatggtgtgtttacattacgGTTAATAGGTAAAAATTCTAGTGACATTGTTGTTGCTGAAATTGTTTCTGGACTCTGGGATATGTACCGAAGTAAAAAATCAATACAAATACGAAGCAATGGACATGATACAGAAGGTGAAGATGTATAG